In the Geoanaerobacter pelophilus genome, TATCTTCTTCGCCTTTATTTTGTCCAGGCTTTTTTCGGAGTATCCCTAATGCAGCATAATAAAAACGAAATTGACCGTAGAAGAACCTTTGCCATTATCAGCCACCCGGACGCAGGGAAAACAACTATAACCGAAAAATTGCTCCTGTTTGGCGGGGCCATACAACAAGCCGGCGAAGTCCGTGCCCGTAAGGCTGCGCGCCATGCAACCTCTGACTGGATGGAAATGGAGAAGCAACGCGGCATTTCAGTAACATCATCAGTAATGAAGTTTACCTACCAAGACTTTGAAATCAACCTCTTGGACACTCCGGGACATAACGATTTTTCTGAAGATACCTATCGCGTACTGACAGCCGTTGACTCTGGCCTCATGGTTATCGACTCCGTCAAAGGAGTTGAGAGCCAGACCAAAAAATTGCTTGAAGTCTGTCGTCTCAGGCACACCCCGATCATGACCTTCATCAACAAGCTTGACCGTGAAGGCAGGGAGCCCCTGGAGCTTATCGACGAGATCGAAAGCGTCCTCGATATTCAATGCGCCCCAATGACCTGGCCGATAGGTATGGGTAAACGCTTCCGGGGTACCTACCATCTTTACACCAAAGAGATAACTTTTTTCGATCCTGAGGCTGACCGTGGTACCGGGCAGATCCTAACGGTAAAAGGGCTGGACGATCCTAGACTCGACGAACTGCTCGGCAGTCAGGTTGAAGAACTACGACATGACATTGAGCTGATTGAAGGAGTGGCCCATCCCTTTGAACAGGAAGCCTACTTGGCAGGACTGCAGACGCCGGTCTTCTTCGGCAGCGCCATCAATACCTTCGGTGTGCAGCAATTGCTTGACACGTTCGTTGAGCATGCCCCGTCGCCTCTGCCGCGCGAAGCAACAACACGCTTGGTATCACCATATGAAGAGTCCTTCTCCGGGTTTGTCTTCAAAATACAGGCAAACATGGACCCAGCTCACCGGGACAGAATCGCTTTTTTTAGGATATGCTCCGGCAAATTCACCAGAGGCATGAAAGTCAAGCACCTGCGGCTGGGACGTGATTTTCAGATTGCCAATGCAACCATATTCATGGCCCAGGACAGAACCAACGTGGATGAGGCATTCCCTGGGGATATCATCGGCATTCACAACCATGGCACCATAAAGATCGGCGATACCTTTACCCAGGGTGAAGATCTCAAATTCACCGGGATCCCAAACTTCGCGCCGGAGCATTTTCGAAAAGTGCGGTTGCTTGACCCGATGAAGTCAAAGGCCTTGGAAAAAGGGCTTGTCCAGCTGGCAGAAGAAGGGACAACCCAGGTATTCCGAGCCCAGATGGGGGCCGATTGGATCGTTGGCGCAGTGGGACTCCTCCAGTTCGACGTGGTAATGCATCGCCTGGAGCATGAATACAAGGTTAAAGCGACCTACGAGCCGGCATCCTACGTTACTGCTCGCTGGGTGGCCGGCGACAAAAAGACCTTGGAAGATTTCCAGAAGAAAGAAGCAATGCACTGTTATGTCGATGGTGAAGGGAACCTCGCCTACCTGGCAGGAAGCCAATGGCGCCTGGATAATACCATGGAAAACTGGAAGAACCTTGAGTTTCACTCAACCAGAGAGCACAATTGATTTTCCGCACCATCTCTAATTTATTAGCCCTTGCTTACAGCAGGCTACACTAAATTTGCATCTGACAAGCTGTTCCCAACAGGACATGGGAATGAACAAGGTTATCGATCAATTCAGTAAACGCGCCAATACCTATTCCGGATCGGCCAACTGGATCGCTGACGCGACCTGATTCAGGCACACCCAGTTTGGTTCTACCTGGTAGATTTTCGACCTCCCCGTTTTCAGAGAAGGCTTTGCGAGCCGTGAACTGGTCTATTCGCAAAGAATAAGGCAAAAGAGTCTATTGTTACAATGGCGGTTCTTCCGGCCTCATATCCTCGAATCTTTCAACGGTGATGTCGATTCCTTTCGTAATGATATTATTGCCAACTTGGACAGGGATAGGGGTCTCTCCACCATATTTCCCGAGAATATCGCCAGAATGAGGTCGACCGCCGCCGTAGGAACTACGGATTTTCAGATAGTACGTCCCGGCCTGATCCACCTGAAGAAGGTACCTTCCATCCTTACCGGTCCTGAACGATACAAAGAGAGGTCTACCGGTCATCTCCTCGTTAAGATAGGCTAAAACCATCACACCTGCTACGGGGACGCCGTCATCTCCTTTTACAGTGCCGGTTATTGCGGTAATGCCGTCTGTGATTTTTATGGCTGGCGTTTTGAATGGTTCTGCTTTTCGAAACGTCCCCGCACTCAAGCTGCTCCCGCCGGTAACTACATACTTCTTGGGGGCTCCTTTTGCGTCTCTACTGAAAAAGTAAAGGTCGCCATCGGCAGGGGGGCCGGGTTGGTTGCCCTTGGGCTTTTTAAGTGTTCCCAGATAATAGGTGCCATCAGGGAGATCCAGAGAAAACTTGCCGTTGTTATCGGTAACCGCCATGCCATCAGGCACTCGCCAATATCTTTCAGGTGTTGGCGGCGGACCAGATTCAGCATTGAAGGCGTAGACCAGCGCTCCGGCAATGGGACCTTTTGGGGGAGCTATCCACGCGCCAGTAATTTTCCCAGATCCTTGCACTTCGGCCTTAGCTGAAAGTACAGAGGCCAACAATATCAGTAATAATAAGCAGTAACGAATCATTCCCGCGGTTCTCCCTTTGAAAAGATTGCGCATAGGGTAATGCCTGCAACATCAACCAGTTAGCGGTGAAATATTGTGGCATTAATTTCTGGTAGGCACAACATTTTTATATTATATTAACTAATCGCTACATGCCTTAAATACATAAACAACTGTAATTATAGGATGTTGCCAAAGATTCAATCGTGCAACTGGCAACAAAAGCCGTATTGTTGTCATCTGTAACTTGTGCCGCCGGTAGAGAGGGGCCATGCTCAGCAATGTAATATGTCTTATTTGCCTGCTGCTGTTTGCGACAGGCTTTGCAGAAGGATCACAGACCCGTCTGGTGCTGCTTGGAACCGGCAATCCTCAGCCGGACCCTGACCGTTCAGGCCCTGCGTCAGCAATCGTGGTAAACGGCAGCGCCTATCTGATCGACTTCGGGCCCGGCGTGGTACGTCGCGCTGCCGCAGCAAGGCTCGACAAGGGTATCACCGAACTGGATCCTGCCAATTTACGGGTAGTCTTCACCACCCATCTCCATTCCGATCATACCGCGGGATTTCCGGACCTGATCCTTACCCCTTGGGCCATGGGCCGCAAACAGCCTCTTGAGGTTTATGGCCCTAAGGGGATCAAAGCAATGACAGACCATATCCTCGCGGCCTATAGCGAAGACATCAATATCAGATCAAAAGGGATGGAGCAGGAGCCTATCGAAGGGGTGAGGGTGAATGTTCATGAAATCAAGGCCGGCCTGGTCTATAAAGATGCCAATGTGACGGTAACCGCTTTCCCGACAAAACATGGCGAGTGGGCTGAGAGCTACGGCTACCGTTTCGACACTGCAGACCGGAGTATCGTCATCACCGGAGACACAAATCCGACACAGGCTACCATCGACGCATGCAATGGGTGTGACTTGCTTGTCCATGAGGCGTTGACCGAAAAATTCCTCAGTAACCCGATGCGGCCCAATGCCCAAGGGCACGACATCCGCGCTTATGCTGCAAAGTATCACACCACGACCAGCCAACTGGTGGAACTAGCGAACAAAGCAAAACCAGGCATTCTTGTCATGTATCACAACCCCATAACACTGCGTCCCCAGAAACGTCCTTTGGCTTCCACTCCTGATGACCTGCTGCAAGAGATGAAGGGGTACAAAGGGCAACTGACTGTTGGCCGGGATCTCGATGTATATTAACACCAAAATAACTTGCCCCGTTGCATTGGGAGCAGCAGATAAAGGAGAGGCGAACAAATGAAACAGCATGTAGAGCATGACGCAACGACGACTGAAGAAATGGACCGCCGAGAGTTTTTGAAGCGTACTGCGCTGGCCACCGGGGCGCTTGCCGCAACCATGTCCCTACCAGGACTGGTGACCGGAATAGCCGGGGCCGCTGAAAAGAAAGGGGCCTTGCAACTCCCTGACAAATACAAAGACTACAACGTCGTGTTCGTCAGCTTTGATGCCCTTCAGGCAGCTCATGTAGGGTCTTTGGGATACCCGCGCAACGTTACCCCAACCATCGACGCCATGGCGAAAAAAGGGTTCAACTTCACCAACAATATCTCTGTCGCCTCTTGGACAGTGCCAGCCTCCATGACTTGGTTTACCGGCGTGTATCCCTCGGAACACCGGCTGACCAATAAATTTGCCGTCTTCAATCCTCCAAGCAATAATGTGCTCTCCAACCTCAAGAAACTCTCGCCGGAGCTGGTTACCCTGGCCGAGGTACTCAAGCAGAACGGCTATGCCACCGGCGGATTCACCGGCAATGCCGGAGTCAGCGGCTTCTTTGGCTATGACCAGGGGTTCGATACCTATTTCTTCGAAAAAGGGAAATTCGGCAGCATGGGGGTCAGCATTCCCAAAGCTCTCGACTGGTTGAAAGAGAACAAGAACAAGAAATTCTTCATGTTCTTGCACGGTTATGATTGCCATGGCCAGAACATCCCGGAAGGTGGCTTTGACTATCGTTTTGTCGAAAAGGGATATGACAAGAAATATACCGGTTCAGCCCAGGAGCAAGAGGCTCTGCGCGAAGAAGGGCTTGAGAAAGGTTCCGTGGCCGTGCGGGACGAGGACGTCAAGTTCTGGAGAGCCATCTACGACGAGAAGATCCAGCGGACCGACGCCCGTTTCAAAAAGTTTCTTGATGAGTACGAGAAAATGGGCCTGATGGACAAGACTATCTTCGTGCTCACCTCAGACCATGGCACCGAATTTTTCGAGCACAACCATATGGATCACGGCTTCAGCCTTTACGATGAACTGATTCACGTGCCATTGATCATAACTCTCCCTAAGCAGAAGACTGGCAAGGTTATCAATGACCAGATCAGCAGCATCGACGTGATGCCGACCATCCTTGACCTGCTCGATGTCAAGATGCCCGAGAAGGCAAAAAAACAGCTGCGCGGCGCCAGTCTGGTGCCAGCGATGAAAGGGAAATCGGTAGCAAAAGAGGTCTACTCTGAAACCGATTACCGCCAGTATACCTACAAGCGTTCGGTCATCACCAAAGACGGTTGGAAGTTCATCTATACTCTGGAAAACAAAAACCGCGAGCTCTACAACCTTAAAAAAGATCCGAAAGAGATAAAAAACCTGGTTGAGCAGCAGCCACGAATCGCTTATGAACTCGAACAGAAGCTGTTCGCCCACTTTAAATCGATCGGGCATGACCTCAATGCCAAACAATGGATCCCAGGTCTGAATCCTGTTTATGACTCTCAGGCCAAGGGAGCGCAGAAGAAATGATTAAACCGGCCGGCAACGATCCCGGCTCTGTTTTCAGTGCTGTAGTGATCGTACTTTTCATGCTGGTCATCCACTCAAGCAGCGGAGGATGTAGCACAGCCTCCGCTGCTCCTGTTCCTGAGCGCAATGAATACACTAATATAATTCTGGTTTCTCTGGACATCCTTCGTCCGGATCATCTGGGCACCTACGGTTATCCAAAAGAGACAAGCCCAAACATTGATCGCCTGGCGAAACAGTCCGTCCTGTTTGAAAACGCCATTGCCCACTCCTACCTGACCCCGGTGGCTCACATGAGTGTGATTACCGGCCAATATCCACGCAACCACGCGATGGTCTCATTTGAAGTCAACAAGGACCAGGTTTCCCAGCGAACTCTGCCAGCGATCCTGAAACTCTACGGATATCAGACTGCGGCAGTGGTGAGTTCGCCGG is a window encoding:
- a CDS encoding sulfatase, coding for MKQHVEHDATTTEEMDRREFLKRTALATGALAATMSLPGLVTGIAGAAEKKGALQLPDKYKDYNVVFVSFDALQAAHVGSLGYPRNVTPTIDAMAKKGFNFTNNISVASWTVPASMTWFTGVYPSEHRLTNKFAVFNPPSNNVLSNLKKLSPELVTLAEVLKQNGYATGGFTGNAGVSGFFGYDQGFDTYFFEKGKFGSMGVSIPKALDWLKENKNKKFFMFLHGYDCHGQNIPEGGFDYRFVEKGYDKKYTGSAQEQEALREEGLEKGSVAVRDEDVKFWRAIYDEKIQRTDARFKKFLDEYEKMGLMDKTIFVLTSDHGTEFFEHNHMDHGFSLYDELIHVPLIITLPKQKTGKVINDQISSIDVMPTILDLLDVKMPEKAKKQLRGASLVPAMKGKSVAKEVYSETDYRQYTYKRSVITKDGWKFIYTLENKNRELYNLKKDPKEIKNLVEQQPRIAYELEQKLFAHFKSIGHDLNAKQWIPGLNPVYDSQAKGAQKK
- a CDS encoding peptide chain release factor 3, which translates into the protein MQHNKNEIDRRRTFAIISHPDAGKTTITEKLLLFGGAIQQAGEVRARKAARHATSDWMEMEKQRGISVTSSVMKFTYQDFEINLLDTPGHNDFSEDTYRVLTAVDSGLMVIDSVKGVESQTKKLLEVCRLRHTPIMTFINKLDREGREPLELIDEIESVLDIQCAPMTWPIGMGKRFRGTYHLYTKEITFFDPEADRGTGQILTVKGLDDPRLDELLGSQVEELRHDIELIEGVAHPFEQEAYLAGLQTPVFFGSAINTFGVQQLLDTFVEHAPSPLPREATTRLVSPYEESFSGFVFKIQANMDPAHRDRIAFFRICSGKFTRGMKVKHLRLGRDFQIANATIFMAQDRTNVDEAFPGDIIGIHNHGTIKIGDTFTQGEDLKFTGIPNFAPEHFRKVRLLDPMKSKALEKGLVQLAEEGTTQVFRAQMGADWIVGAVGLLQFDVVMHRLEHEYKVKATYEPASYVTARWVAGDKKTLEDFQKKEAMHCYVDGEGNLAYLAGSQWRLDNTMENWKNLEFHSTREHN
- a CDS encoding carboxypeptidase-like regulatory domain-containing protein yields the protein MIRYCLLLLILLASVLSAKAEVQGSGKITGAWIAPPKGPIAGALVYAFNAESGPPPTPERYWRVPDGMAVTDNNGKFSLDLPDGTYYLGTLKKPKGNQPGPPADGDLYFFSRDAKGAPKKYVVTGGSSLSAGTFRKAEPFKTPAIKITDGITAITGTVKGDDGVPVAGVMVLAYLNEEMTGRPLFVSFRTGKDGRYLLQVDQAGTYYLKIRSSYGGGRPHSGDILGKYGGETPIPVQVGNNIITKGIDITVERFEDMRPEEPPL
- a CDS encoding MBL fold metallo-hydrolase codes for the protein MLSNVICLICLLLFATGFAEGSQTRLVLLGTGNPQPDPDRSGPASAIVVNGSAYLIDFGPGVVRRAAAARLDKGITELDPANLRVVFTTHLHSDHTAGFPDLILTPWAMGRKQPLEVYGPKGIKAMTDHILAAYSEDINIRSKGMEQEPIEGVRVNVHEIKAGLVYKDANVTVTAFPTKHGEWAESYGYRFDTADRSIVITGDTNPTQATIDACNGCDLLVHEALTEKFLSNPMRPNAQGHDIRAYAAKYHTTTSQLVELANKAKPGILVMYHNPITLRPQKRPLASTPDDLLQEMKGYKGQLTVGRDLDVY